A window from Setaria italica strain Yugu1 chromosome VIII, Setaria_italica_v2.0, whole genome shotgun sequence encodes these proteins:
- the LOC111258188 gene encoding uncharacterized protein LOC111258188: protein MVGSVRRERRRKGEESGPRKMGTSFRPGGFSFTGYVYLLTYLLMAITGLGYLALTWSTVVLLGGFVTSLQRKDFWCLTVISMLQAARIFNDLGDQLVTKFFNLLIAFNRRAVSVAREWLAFQTIDGKPIPRKKIGNWLRILIVIYVVVVYIPLLPLLAGCYIVVFLYGYGGPIVCIGLALWRIVQRDYGSNDGDDTKANLTPALDLFYCLILCQGVLYMTWLWSHPPGGAFIIVTSRQDYNLPRKWGYIWLVDYLFDTRAKCWQDPASIQGSTMSRYAVDLIDSESWDDNLSGLRMLATFIRQEADVRSLLLPSRARIQKLINTLGWRASASREMREAAGCIVAHLASDIHLAQFPGAIRCISTLLQDEATLTYWWNCDQKQDHTHLRTGSRSTMHTWINILEKIMPKAREQEVNRQGDDDDDRQHKKHVVDVKGGGCNELILQGLTILERLASDQHNCMDICRNPSLLPRIMAPLCSNTLIQGAKTSAWADVVNGSFKVLYRLIRCPGWTGKCLRRDIATSEQGISNLESILDQSNEAGQELQMRAMEILTELALDSSTNLTMETKENLMKKQLEIFLDEESAAISKDLKATAGRTLTFLITNSKVNCSVVKDYFGHLTELLDAKNNTTYRMIAAQVLENICAHCDLDKECVKDTLLPQILTGIQSNKREPPEGADDQGDDEKTETKELQENFLSLTLVIYDNLISIDDFDDAIQKNGLGNGEFVVKLKTIVEENCKETVISLRIVKLCGQIAATMMMRSQYTEHFKNQGFAESLSKAKKIMSNLESCVLFAGTELRLKKIATPLLSEIEKELN from the exons ATGGTCGGAAGCGtcagaagagagaggagaaggaaaGGCGAGGAGTCCGGTCCGCGGAAGATGGGCACCTCGTTTCGCCCAGGAGGGTTTTCGTTCACCGGGTACGTGTACTTGCTCACGTACCTTCTCATGGCCATCACGGGCTTGGGCTACCTGGCATTGACCTGGTCAACGGTAGTCCTTCTCGGAGGTTTCGTCACTTCGCTGCAGAGGAAGGATTTTTGGTGCCTCACGGTCATTAGCATGCTGCAGGCTGCCAG GATTTTTAACGATCTGGGAGACCAACTGGTCACAAAGTTTTTCAATCTTCTGATTGCGTTTAACCGCAGAGCTGTTTCCGTAGCACGGGAATGGCTTGCTTTTCAGACTATTGATGGAAAGCCCATACCTCGGAAAAAGATAGGCAATTGGCTCAGGATTCTCATTGTTATCTACGTTGTAGTGGTATACATACCTTTGCTGCCGTTGCTAGCCGGATGCTACATTGTAGTGTTCCTCTATGGCTATGGTGGGCCCATCGTCTGCATAGGGCTCGCGCTGTGGCGCATTGTGCAGCGTGACTACGGCAGTAATGATGGAGACGACACCAAGGCAAATCTGACACCGGCATTAGACTTGTTCTATTGTCTAATCCTCTGTCAAGGTGTGCTCTACATGACGTGGCTTTGGTCTCATCCTCCTGGGGGAGCATTTATTATCGTAACATCCCGCCAAGATTACAATCTACCCAGAAAGTGGGGCTACATATGGCTTGTCGACTACCTCTTCGACACCCGAGCGAAGTGCTGGCAGGACCCAGCATCCATCCAAGGCAGCACAATGAGCCGCTACGCCGTCGACTTGATAGACTCTGAATCTTGGGACGATAACCTCTCTGGATTGAGGATGCTTGCCACGTTCATCAGGCAGGAAGCAGATGTTAGGTCACTACTGCTTCCCTCCAGGGCTAGAATCCAGAAGCTTATCAACACACTGGGATGGAGAGCTAGTGCCAGCAGGGAGATGAGGGAGGCTGCCGGGTGCATAGTGGCGCATCTTGCCAGCGACATCCATCTTGCCCAGTTCCCTGGGGCGATCCGGTGCATATCAACTTTGCTCCAAGATGAAGCCACTCTGACGTACTGGTGGAACTGCGACCAGAAACAAGACCACACCCATCTTCGTACTGGTTCCCGATCCACAATGCATACATGGATTAATATCCTTGAAAAAATTATGCCAAAGGCACGTGAACAAGAggttaatcggcaaggtgatgatgatgatgataggcAGCACAAGAAGCACGTGGTCGACGTAAAAGGGGGTGGCTGCAACGAGCTGATCCTGCAAGGACTGACGATCCTGGAGAGGCTAGCGTCCGACCAGCATAACTGCATGGACATATGTAGGAACCCAAGCCTCCTTCCCAGGATCATGGCTCCGCTCTGTTCCAACACCTTGATACAAGGGGCCAAGACCAGTGCATGGGCTGACGTGGTAAATGGATCTTTCAAGGTGTTGTACAGGCTCATCAGGTGTCCTGGCTGGACTGGCAAATGTCTGCGCCGGGACATCGCTACTAGCGAACAAGGAATCAGCAACCTGGAGAGCATTCTAGACCAGAGCAATGAAGCTGGCCAGGAGCTGCAGATGCGAGCCATGGAGATCCTAACAGAACTGGCCTTGGATTCGTCTACCAACCTCACCATGGAAACGAAAGAAAATCTCATGAAGAAGCAGCTGGAGATCTTCCTTGACGAAGAATCTGCTGCCATATCCAAAGACCTCAAAGCCACAGCAGGTAGAACACTGACATTCCTGATAACCAACAGCAAAGTGAACTGTTCCGTAGTCAAAGATTACTTTGGCCATCTCACTGAACTACTTGACGCCAAGAACAACACCACATACAGAATGATAGCAGCACAGGTCTTGGAGAATATATGTGCTCACTGTGATTTAGACAAAGAATGTGTGAAGGACACATTGCTGCCACAG ATCCTTACGGGAATACAGTCCAATAAAAGGGAACCGCCCGAAGGTGCCGACGATCAAGGAGATGATGAGAAAACTGAAACAAAAGAATTGCAAGAAAATTTTTTATCGCTTACTCTGGTGATATATGACAATCTGATCAGCATTGATGATTTCGACGATGCAATTCAAAAGAACGGCTTAGGAAATGGAGAATTCGTGGTGAAGCTCAAGACTATAGTAGAAGAGAACTGTAAGGAAACAGTTATCAGTTTGAGAATTGTGAAGCTCTGCGGCCAGATTGCTGCAACAATGATGATGCGCAGCCAGTATACTGAACATTTCAAAAACCAGGGATTCGCAGAATCACTATCCAAGGCTAAGAAAATTATGTCTAATCTTGAAAGTTGCGTTCTTTTTGCTGGGACAGAACTTCGACTGAAGAAGATAGCCACGCCTCTCCTCTCCGAGATAGAGAAAGAACTTAATTGA